A stretch of the Methylacidiphilum caldifontis genome encodes the following:
- a CDS encoding RNA-guided endonuclease InsQ/TnpB family protein, whose product MQRLQVFKYELMPGGRQQRQMRRFAGSCRFVYNKALALQKERHERGEKKLGYAGLCKLLTEWRHSVETQWLAEAPVHPLQQTFKDLERAYANFFAKRADFPRFKKKGRSDSFRYPDPKQIKLEQHNSREVLGALKNVTVSQSGGKWFISIQTEREVEQPIPQGGAVGIDMGVARFATLSDGTFYAPLRCFKRHETALRKAQQSLSRKVRFSNNWRKAKARVGRIHARIGNARRDFLHKTSTAISKNHAVVFVEDLQVRNMSKSAAGTTEAPGRNDRAKSGLNKSILDQGWFEFRRQLDYKLAWRGGWLVVVPPQNTSRTCPACGHVSADNRQTQAQFACVECGCEEHADLVGAINVLRAGHAWMACGSNRSGGRKQEPTEATTQGAIRA is encoded by the coding sequence GTGCAGCGCCTCCAAGTCTTCAAATACGAACTGATGCCCGGCGGCCGGCAGCAGCGGCAGATGCGCCGCTTCGCTGGCTCGTGCCGGTTCGTCTACAACAAGGCGCTGGCGTTGCAGAAAGAGCGCCACGAGCGCGGAGAAAAGAAGCTCGGCTACGCCGGGCTGTGCAAGCTTCTCACAGAGTGGCGTCACAGCGTTGAAACGCAGTGGCTAGCCGAAGCGCCTGTGCATCCGCTGCAACAGACTTTCAAGGATTTGGAGCGGGCTTACGCCAACTTCTTCGCCAAGCGGGCCGACTTCCCGCGCTTCAAGAAGAAAGGCCGGTCCGACAGCTTCCGCTATCCTGACCCGAAGCAGATCAAGCTGGAGCAGCACAACAGCCGCGAAGTACTTGGTGCGCTCAAAAACGTCACTGTGAGTCAGTCTGGTGGCAAGTGGTTCATTAGCATCCAAACCGAGCGCGAGGTTGAGCAACCCATTCCGCAAGGTGGCGCAGTAGGTATCGACATGGGCGTGGCGCGGTTTGCCACGCTTTCGGATGGCACGTTCTACGCGCCGCTCCGTTGTTTCAAGCGGCATGAAACGGCCTTGCGCAAAGCGCAGCAGTCATTGAGCCGCAAGGTTAGGTTCAGCAACAACTGGAGGAAAGCAAAGGCAAGAGTTGGGCGCATCCACGCACGCATCGGCAACGCCCGCCGTGATTTTCTGCACAAGACCTCGACCGCGATCAGCAAAAACCACGCTGTAGTCTTCGTCGAGGACTTGCAGGTACGGAACATGTCCAAGTCGGCGGCAGGCACAACCGAGGCACCGGGCAGAAACGATCGGGCCAAGTCTGGCCTGAACAAGTCCATCCTTGATCAAGGCTGGTTCGAGTTCCGCCGCCAACTGGATTACAAGCTGGCATGGCGAGGTGGTTGGCTGGTCGTAGTGCCGCCGCAGAACACAAGCCGCACCTGTCCGGCTTGCGGCCATGTGTCGGCGGACAATCGCCAGACGCAAGCTCAGTTTGCGTGTGTGGAATGCGGATGTGAGGAACACGCCGATCTAGTCGGCGCGATCAATGTTTTAAGGGCGGGACACGCCTGGATGGCCTGTGGATCGAACCGCAGTGGCGGTCGGAAGCAGGAACCCACCGAAGCGACTACGCAAGGAGCAATCCGTGCGTAG
- a CDS encoding NAD-dependent epimerase/dehydratase family protein, which yields MKKILVTGSKGYIGVHLVALCKAHGFHVTGCDIGYFEGCEWDPYVPADVEWEKDFLSITENELEGFDAICHLAAISNDPMGELDENLTYLVNREGAISLAQKAKRAGVPLFLFAGSCSVYGKAGSLDLDETASFNPVSAYARSKVEAEREISKLSSSSFSPVFLRNATAFGYSPMLRIDLVANNLLSCALATKQIRVMSDGTPWRPLVHCKDIARAFIALIQAPRQIVHNQPINIGSNEDNYQVRQIVDKVKSLVPEAEVVYTGEVGADPRNYRVSFNKLSKLLPDFKLEYSLESGLEELYRIMREKKFSKEDFQSDKFVRLRRLKQKLQK from the coding sequence ATGAAAAAAATTTTGGTTACAGGCAGTAAAGGTTACATTGGAGTACATCTGGTTGCCTTATGCAAAGCCCACGGGTTTCATGTTACGGGATGTGATATCGGTTATTTTGAAGGCTGTGAATGGGATCCGTATGTCCCTGCCGATGTCGAATGGGAAAAGGATTTTTTATCGATAACTGAAAATGAGCTTGAAGGTTTTGATGCTATTTGTCATCTTGCCGCTATATCTAATGATCCCATGGGAGAACTGGATGAGAACTTGACCTACTTGGTTAATAGGGAAGGAGCGATAAGTCTTGCCCAAAAAGCTAAAAGAGCTGGAGTACCTCTTTTTCTTTTTGCAGGGAGTTGTTCAGTTTATGGGAAAGCCGGTTCACTGGATTTGGATGAGACTGCCTCTTTTAATCCCGTTTCAGCCTATGCCCGTTCCAAGGTTGAAGCGGAAAGAGAAATTTCCAAGCTTTCCTCTTCTTCCTTTTCCCCTGTTTTTTTAAGAAACGCCACCGCCTTTGGGTATTCACCTATGCTTAGAATAGATCTTGTAGCCAACAACCTGCTTTCGTGTGCTCTTGCTACAAAGCAGATACGGGTAATGAGTGATGGGACTCCTTGGAGGCCCCTTGTCCATTGCAAAGATATAGCCAGAGCCTTTATTGCCCTCATTCAAGCTCCCCGGCAAATCGTTCATAACCAGCCAATCAATATCGGGAGCAATGAAGATAATTATCAGGTAAGACAGATTGTAGACAAGGTAAAAAGCTTGGTTCCTGAAGCCGAAGTGGTTTATACAGGGGAAGTGGGTGCCGATCCAAGAAATTACCGAGTTTCTTTTAATAAGCTTTCGAAGCTACTTCCGGACTTTAAACTTGAATATTCGCTAGAAAGCGGACTGGAGGAGCTTTATAGGATCATGAGAGAAAAAAAATTCTCAAAAGAAGATTTTCAGTCCGATAAGTTTGTTCGACTCAGAAGATTAAAACAAAAGTTACAGAAATAG
- the rfbC gene encoding dTDP-4-dehydrorhamnose 3,5-epimerase, protein MKFTPLPLDGAYLIDLEKKEDSRGFFARVFCRREYKAHGLDPDIAQINTSLSLKRGTLRGLHYQVFPKAETKVIRCLRGALWDVIVDLRPDSKTYLCHYSCELNEENRRMLYVPKGFAHGFLTLEDNTEAYYLVGEYYSPEHERGIRYNDPALNIPWPFEPLVISEKDRNYPDLKKG, encoded by the coding sequence ATGAAATTTACGCCGCTTCCTCTTGATGGAGCTTACTTAATAGATCTTGAAAAAAAAGAGGACTCGAGGGGTTTTTTTGCTCGAGTCTTTTGTAGAAGGGAGTACAAAGCTCATGGGTTAGATCCAGATATTGCACAGATCAATACTTCTTTAAGTTTGAAAAGAGGAACATTACGTGGGCTTCATTACCAAGTTTTTCCAAAGGCTGAAACCAAAGTGATCCGTTGTCTTCGAGGAGCTCTTTGGGATGTAATTGTCGATTTACGTCCAGACTCTAAAACCTATCTCTGTCATTACAGCTGTGAACTTAACGAAGAAAATCGGCGGATGCTTTATGTGCCCAAGGGCTTTGCCCATGGATTTTTGACCTTAGAAGACAACACGGAAGCCTATTACTTGGTTGGAGAATATTATTCTCCGGAACATGAGAGGGGAATACGTTATAACGATCCGGCTTTGAATATTCCATGGCCTTTTGAACCTCTAGTTATTTCTGAAAAAGATAGAAATTATCCCGATTTGAAGAAGGGATAA
- the lhgO gene encoding L-2-hydroxyglutarate oxidase, translated as MEESELIIIGGGIIGLALAYKLLCSRKCSSLLVLEKEKEVGSHQSSHNSGVLHAGLYYSPGSLKAKLAVEGIRQMVSFCKENGITYEICGKLVVATEERELSELYRLKKQGEDNGLSGLRILEPQEIKKIEPYARGLAAIWVPEEGIVDYLQVCRQLAAKIKTMKGRILKAMPVTAIERKGKFWEIKTIGQNFLTPNLINCAGLQSDRICKMAMGSCPVRIVPFRGEYFELKQQRNYLVRNLIYPVPDPRFPFLGVHLTRMINGKVEAGPNAVLSFAREGYEQGSFNWRDTVDSLFYPGLWNFLKRYPIAAWEEWKRSANKTLFCQAVQRLVPEIKENDLVKGAVGIRAQALFPDGRLVSDFLFVKEEGILHLLNAPSPGATASLAIADEIIKTLEL; from the coding sequence ATGGAAGAAAGCGAGCTTATTATTATTGGTGGCGGGATTATTGGGCTGGCTTTAGCCTATAAGTTGCTCTGTTCCAGAAAGTGTAGTTCACTTCTTGTTTTAGAAAAGGAAAAAGAAGTAGGTAGCCATCAAAGTAGCCATAACAGCGGTGTGCTTCATGCCGGACTCTATTATTCTCCAGGAAGTTTAAAGGCTAAACTGGCTGTCGAGGGAATTAGACAAATGGTTTCTTTTTGTAAAGAAAATGGCATAACCTACGAGATTTGTGGAAAATTAGTTGTGGCTACAGAAGAACGGGAACTTTCTGAACTCTATCGGCTCAAAAAGCAGGGAGAAGATAATGGACTATCGGGATTGCGTATCCTGGAGCCCCAAGAAATAAAAAAAATTGAACCCTATGCACGGGGTTTAGCGGCAATTTGGGTTCCCGAAGAGGGTATAGTGGACTATTTGCAGGTATGTCGGCAACTTGCGGCAAAAATAAAAACCATGAAGGGAAGAATACTTAAGGCAATGCCTGTAACAGCCATTGAAAGAAAAGGAAAATTTTGGGAGATAAAAACTATAGGCCAAAACTTTTTAACTCCAAACTTAATTAATTGCGCGGGTCTGCAGTCTGACAGGATATGCAAAATGGCCATGGGGAGTTGTCCTGTTCGCATTGTTCCTTTCAGAGGAGAATACTTTGAACTCAAGCAGCAAAGAAATTACCTGGTCAGGAATTTGATCTATCCTGTTCCCGATCCCCGATTCCCTTTTTTAGGAGTCCACTTGACTCGAATGATTAATGGTAAAGTGGAAGCGGGTCCCAATGCGGTTCTTTCTTTTGCTAGAGAAGGTTATGAGCAAGGGAGTTTTAATTGGAGGGATACAGTTGATTCACTCTTTTATCCCGGATTGTGGAACTTTTTAAAGAGATACCCTATTGCGGCTTGGGAAGAATGGAAAAGATCAGCCAACAAAACCCTTTTTTGCCAAGCAGTCCAAAGGCTTGTTCCCGAAATAAAAGAAAATGACCTGGTTAAAGGAGCCGTCGGTATACGCGCACAAGCCCTTTTCCCAGATGGAAGACTCGTAAGTGACTTTCTCTTTGTTAAAGAAGAAGGTATTCTTCATCTTCTTAATGCCCCAAGTCCAGGGGCAACAGCATCCCTTGCGATTGCAGATGAAATTATAAAAACACTTGAGCTCTAA
- a CDS encoding NAD-dependent epimerase/dehydratase family protein: MKILFTGGSSFTGYWFCHSLLEKGHKVVGLLTQKRTSYEGIKKERIEKLSSFMEFIEEAPFGSERMLNLFKNNSFDVLCHHGAHVKDYKSEQFDWLYALETNTKNIKEVFHLSKEQGLGAIILTGSVFEQNEGIGNMPLKAFSPYGLSKGLTSEVFRYYAERYGIPLGKFVIPNPFGMFEEKRFTFYLISNWKRENIPVVQTPNYIRDNIPCDLLASCYCRFVETVFVQRKAFYRSNPSCFIEPQGTFALRLSKEVSKRTGLSCPVELKEQKSYTEPIVRVNTEPAIFEVPNWSEERFWDDYVAYALENY; this comes from the coding sequence ATGAAAATTCTCTTTACCGGGGGAAGTTCTTTTACGGGTTATTGGTTTTGTCATAGCCTTCTTGAAAAAGGGCACAAGGTGGTTGGGTTGTTAACTCAAAAAAGGACAAGCTATGAGGGGATAAAAAAAGAAAGAATAGAAAAACTTTCTTCCTTTATGGAATTTATCGAAGAGGCTCCTTTTGGTTCGGAAAGGATGCTTAACCTTTTCAAAAACAACTCATTTGATGTCCTCTGTCACCATGGAGCTCATGTAAAGGACTATAAGAGCGAGCAGTTTGATTGGCTTTATGCTTTGGAAACGAACACAAAGAATATCAAGGAAGTGTTTCATCTTTCTAAAGAGCAAGGACTTGGAGCGATTATTTTAACGGGTTCAGTCTTTGAGCAAAATGAGGGGATAGGCAACATGCCTTTGAAGGCGTTTTCTCCTTATGGACTTTCTAAGGGATTGACTTCTGAAGTTTTTCGTTACTATGCAGAGCGTTATGGTATTCCTTTGGGTAAGTTTGTTATTCCTAACCCTTTTGGGATGTTTGAGGAAAAAAGGTTTACTTTTTATTTAATTTCCAATTGGAAAAGAGAAAATATCCCCGTGGTTCAAACTCCAAACTATATTAGGGATAACATTCCTTGCGATCTTCTGGCAAGCTGTTACTGTCGGTTTGTAGAAACTGTTTTTGTACAAAGAAAAGCCTTTTATAGGTCAAATCCAAGCTGTTTTATCGAACCACAAGGAACTTTTGCTTTAAGACTCTCCAAAGAAGTAAGCAAAAGAACAGGATTAAGTTGTCCTGTAGAACTCAAAGAACAAAAGTCCTATACTGAGCCAATAGTGCGGGTCAATACCGAGCCTGCAATTTTTGAAGTTCCCAATTGGTCAGAAGAACGGTTTTGGGATGATTACGTGGCCTATGCTCTTGAAAATTATTGA